Proteins from one Deinococcus sp. AB2017081 genomic window:
- the groL gene encoding chaperonin GroEL (60 kDa chaperone family; promotes refolding of misfolded polypeptides especially under stressful conditions; forms two stacked rings of heptamers to form a barrel-shaped 14mer; ends can be capped by GroES; misfolded proteins enter the barrel where they are refolded when GroES binds), with the protein MAKQLVFDEQARRSLERGVNAVANAVKVTLGPRGRNVVIEKKFGSPTITKDGVTVAKEVELEDKLENIGAQLLKEVASKTNDITGDGTTTATVLGQAIVKEGLRNVAAGANPLALKRGIDKAVLAAIEEIKKLAVPVEDSEAIKKVAGISANDEQVGIEIANAMDKVGKEGVITIEESKGFDTEVDVVEGMQFDKGFINPYFVTNPEKMEAVLEDAYILINEKKISNLKDLLPVLEKAAQTGRPLLIIAEDVEGEALATLVVNKLRGTLNIAAVKAPGFGDRRKEMLRDIAAVTGGQVVSEDMGHKLENTTLDMLGRAARIRITKDETTIVDGKGEQSEIDARVNAIKGELDTTDSDYAKEKLQERLAKLAGGVAVIRVGAATETELKEKKHRYEDALSTARSAVEEGIVSGGGTTLLRIIPAVRKAAESLSGDEATGARILIRALEEPARQIAVNAGEEGSVIVNAVINSDKPRYGFNAATSEYVDDMIAAGIVDPAKVTRTALQNAASIGALILTTEAIVSDKPEKPQAGGQGGQGMGGGDMGGMDF; encoded by the coding sequence ATGGCCAAGCAACTTGTATTCGACGAACAGGCCCGCCGCAGCCTCGAACGTGGCGTGAACGCCGTCGCCAACGCTGTCAAAGTGACCCTCGGCCCCCGTGGCCGCAACGTGGTCATCGAGAAGAAGTTCGGCAGCCCCACGATCACCAAGGACGGCGTGACCGTCGCCAAGGAAGTCGAGCTGGAAGACAAGCTCGAGAACATCGGCGCGCAGCTGCTGAAGGAAGTCGCCAGCAAGACCAACGACATCACGGGCGACGGCACCACCACCGCCACCGTGCTGGGCCAGGCCATCGTGAAGGAAGGTCTGCGCAACGTGGCCGCCGGCGCGAACCCGCTGGCCCTGAAGCGTGGCATCGACAAGGCCGTGCTGGCCGCCATCGAGGAGATCAAGAAGCTCGCCGTGCCCGTCGAGGACTCCGAGGCCATCAAGAAGGTCGCCGGGATCAGTGCCAATGACGAGCAGGTCGGCATCGAGATCGCCAACGCGATGGACAAGGTCGGCAAGGAAGGCGTCATCACGATCGAAGAGAGCAAGGGCTTCGACACCGAAGTGGACGTCGTGGAAGGCATGCAGTTCGACAAGGGCTTCATCAACCCCTACTTCGTGACCAACCCCGAGAAGATGGAAGCGGTGCTGGAAGACGCCTACATCCTGATCAACGAGAAGAAGATCAGCAACCTCAAAGACCTGCTGCCCGTGCTGGAAAAGGCCGCGCAGACCGGCCGCCCCCTGCTGATCATCGCGGAAGACGTGGAAGGCGAGGCGCTGGCGACCCTGGTGGTCAACAAGCTGCGCGGCACGCTGAACATCGCCGCCGTGAAGGCCCCGGGCTTCGGCGACCGCCGCAAGGAAATGCTGCGCGACATCGCCGCCGTCACCGGTGGTCAGGTCGTGTCCGAGGACATGGGCCACAAGCTCGAGAACACCACCCTGGACATGCTGGGCCGCGCCGCGCGCATCCGCATCACCAAGGACGAGACCACCATCGTGGACGGTAAGGGTGAGCAGAGCGAGATCGACGCCCGCGTCAACGCGATCAAGGGCGAACTGGACACCACCGACAGCGACTACGCCAAGGAAAAGCTCCAGGAGCGCCTCGCCAAGCTGGCCGGCGGCGTCGCCGTCATCCGCGTGGGTGCCGCGACCGAGACCGAACTGAAGGAAAAGAAGCACCGCTACGAGGACGCCCTCTCGACCGCGCGCAGCGCCGTTGAAGAAGGCATCGTGTCGGGCGGCGGCACCACGCTGCTGCGCATCATCCCGGCCGTCCGCAAGGCCGCCGAGAGCCTCAGCGGCGACGAAGCGACCGGCGCGCGCATCCTGATCCGCGCCCTGGAAGAGCCCGCCCGCCAGATCGCCGTGAACGCTGGCGAAGAAGGCAGCGTCATCGTGAACGCCGTCATCAACAGCGACAAGCCCCGCTACGGCTTCAACGCCGCGACCAGCGAGTACGTCGACGACATGATCGCCGCCGGCATCGTCGATCCGGCCAAGGTCACGCGCACGGCGCTCCAGAACGCCGCGAGCATTGGCGCGCTGATCCTGACCACCGAAGCCATCGTGTCCGACAAGCCCGAGAAGCCCCAGGCCGGTGGCCAGGGCGGCCAGGGCATGGGCGGCGGCGACATGGGCGGGATGGACTTCTAA
- the groES gene encoding co-chaperone GroES → MLKPLGDRVLVEIIEEAEQKTAGGLYVPDSAKEKSQRGKVIAVGSGKTLDNGTKSPLEVKEGDTVYFAKYGGTEVTLEGKNYSILAERDILAIVE, encoded by the coding sequence ATGCTGAAACCTTTGGGCGACCGAGTTCTCGTGGAAATTATCGAAGAAGCCGAGCAGAAGACCGCCGGCGGCCTGTACGTCCCGGATTCCGCCAAGGAAAAGAGCCAGCGCGGCAAGGTCATCGCCGTCGGCAGCGGCAAGACCCTGGACAACGGCACCAAGTCCCCCCTGGAAGTCAAAGAGGGCGACACCGTGTACTTCGCCAAGTACGGCGGCACCGAAGTGACGCTGGAAGGCAAGAACTACAGCATCCTGGCCGAACGCGACATCCTGGCGATCGTCGAGTAA
- a CDS encoding GGDEF domain-containing protein — protein MAARPAILSRNAFEDAFESLKGAPLTLAVLDLDHFKTLNDTLGHGEGDRVLRGVERLLSGSLPSGSVIGRIGGDEYASILPETAAETSLILFDEVIKHFHIHRDPQWPRSLGLSVGLAARPAHATLYADLYRAAEEALLRAKREGRARACIYVESKMVLKSNYYSKSQLDRLAKLSGALGRTEASLLREAVDDLIEKNRGEL, from the coding sequence ATGGCCGCCCGCCCCGCCATTCTCAGCCGCAACGCCTTCGAGGACGCCTTCGAGTCCCTGAAGGGTGCTCCCCTCACCCTGGCTGTCCTTGACCTCGACCACTTCAAGACCCTGAACGACACGCTGGGCCACGGCGAGGGCGACCGCGTGCTGCGCGGTGTCGAGCGGCTGCTGTCGGGCAGCCTGCCGTCGGGCAGCGTGATCGGCCGGATCGGCGGCGACGAGTACGCCAGCATCCTGCCCGAGACCGCCGCCGAGACCTCGCTGATCCTGTTCGACGAGGTCATCAAGCACTTCCACATCCACCGCGACCCGCAGTGGCCGCGCAGCCTGGGCCTGAGCGTGGGTCTGGCCGCCCGCCCCGCGCACGCCACGCTGTACGCCGACCTGTACCGCGCCGCCGAGGAAGCCCTGCTGCGCGCCAAACGCGAGGGCCGGGCGCGGGCGTGCATCTATGTGGAGAGCAAGATGGTGCTCAAGAGCAACTACTACTCCAAGAGCCAGCTCGACCGTCTGGCCAAGCTGTCCGGAGCCCTGGGCCGCACCGAGGCGAGCCTGCTGCGCGAGGCCGTGGACGACCTGATCGAGAAGAACCGGGGCGAGCTGTGA
- a CDS encoding DinB family protein, producing the protein MNRWEHLFHGEFADRRKLLSGLTLEQVTARASAQSHSIYDELWHAALWQTIMVDRDEALYERTWQAGLRYPEHPPTDLAEWNALVEDFLAGLERALAWTTSPEKLHAEVNPGETMADILYGLAVHNAYHLGKIVALRQAMNAWPA; encoded by the coding sequence ATGAACAGGTGGGAACATCTCTTCCATGGCGAATTCGCCGACCGGCGCAAGCTCCTGAGTGGCCTCACGCTGGAGCAGGTCACCGCGAGAGCGTCCGCGCAGTCGCATTCCATCTACGACGAGCTGTGGCACGCGGCGCTGTGGCAGACCATCATGGTCGACCGCGACGAGGCACTGTACGAGCGGACGTGGCAGGCCGGTTTGCGCTACCCGGAGCATCCGCCGACCGATCTGGCCGAATGGAACGCGCTGGTCGAGGACTTCCTGGCCGGGCTGGAGCGGGCGCTCGCGTGGACGACCTCGCCGGAGAAGCTGCACGCGGAGGTCAATCCCGGCGAGACGATGGCCGATATTCTGTACGGCCTGGCGGTGCATAACGCCTACCACCTGGGCAAGATCGTGGCGCTGCGACAGGCCATGAATGCGTGGCCGGCGTGA
- a CDS encoding nucleoside deaminase gives MEAWDAYLHGSYPIGACVVDAGGQVIARGRNRLGDPRSAEGGVISGHDLAHAEINALLNLKDTPRPACYGWTVLTTVQPCPQCAGAIAMSGVRAVEYAASDPWAGCTHLLTDDPYVSRKGIRVGRAPEEVQRAALRLMIHALMDEGRALGTNSVLDSFHSEHPQDVEFAAHVHHSGTLTTLRDHRAPLAGALAVLA, from the coding sequence TTGGAAGCCTGGGACGCCTACCTGCACGGCTCCTATCCCATCGGCGCGTGCGTGGTCGATGCCGGGGGACAGGTGATTGCGCGGGGCCGCAACCGGCTGGGCGACCCGCGCAGCGCGGAGGGTGGGGTCATCAGTGGGCACGACCTCGCGCACGCCGAGATCAATGCGTTGCTGAACCTGAAGGACACGCCGCGCCCGGCCTGTTACGGCTGGACGGTGCTGACCACAGTGCAGCCCTGTCCGCAGTGTGCTGGGGCGATTGCCATGAGTGGTGTGCGGGCGGTGGAGTACGCGGCCTCCGACCCCTGGGCCGGCTGCACGCACCTCCTGACCGACGACCCGTATGTGTCGAGAAAGGGAATCCGCGTGGGCCGCGCCCCGGAGGAGGTGCAGCGGGCGGCGCTGCGGCTGATGATTCATGCCCTGATGGACGAGGGACGTGCGCTGGGAACGAACAGTGTCCTCGATAGCTTTCACTCCGAACATCCGCAGGACGTGGAGTTCGCCGCCCATGTTCACCATTCCGGCACCCTGACCACCCTGCGCGACCACCGCGCCCCGCTGGCCGGGGCCCTGGCGGTGCTGGCGTGA
- a CDS encoding NUDIX domain-containing protein produces MSGPKFLNLSPGLDRVGRACAWIEHEGLVLMTGLEWGGWTLPGGGIHPGETPEQAAVREAWEEAGAHCEVAGEAVILHGDSACVPLRLLSQEPSPEGRPAAWVNPRALPWADDIQIRQVLAARGRIPAHLDVPSLVWLAQSDAARLGFDRSCSLETGRLLRTLAAMRPGGRLLELGSGAGVGAAWLLSGMDAAARLLTVEADPLWAETVWALLATDPRAEVLHGDWTGSLDRAPFDLIFADCAAAKVDVERLADALRVGGTLVMDNFSPPAFIPEALYAGDPLRDLLFTHPRLTCVEVEVSRRERVIVATRTT; encoded by the coding sequence GTGAGCGGCCCGAAGTTCCTGAACCTGTCGCCAGGGCTGGATCGCGTGGGCCGCGCGTGTGCTTGGATCGAACACGAGGGCCTGGTGCTCATGACCGGCCTGGAGTGGGGTGGCTGGACGCTGCCCGGCGGCGGCATCCATCCCGGCGAGACGCCCGAGCAGGCGGCCGTGCGCGAGGCGTGGGAGGAGGCTGGAGCCCACTGCGAGGTCGCGGGAGAGGCCGTGATCCTGCACGGTGACTCGGCGTGTGTACCGCTGCGGCTGCTCTCGCAGGAGCCCAGCCCGGAGGGGCGGCCGGCGGCGTGGGTCAACCCGCGTGCGCTGCCGTGGGCCGACGACATCCAGATCCGGCAGGTGCTGGCCGCGCGGGGCAGGATACCGGCGCATCTGGACGTGCCGTCCCTGGTCTGGCTGGCCCAGAGCGATGCGGCTCGGCTGGGGTTCGACCGCTCGTGCTCGCTGGAGACGGGCCGACTGCTGCGCACCCTGGCAGCGATGCGCCCCGGTGGGCGGCTGCTGGAACTGGGCAGCGGGGCCGGGGTGGGCGCGGCGTGGCTGCTTTCGGGCATGGACGCCGCGGCCCGGCTGCTGACCGTCGAGGCCGATCCCCTGTGGGCAGAGACGGTCTGGGCACTGCTGGCGACCGACCCGCGTGCCGAGGTGCTGCACGGCGACTGGACGGGCAGCCTGGATCGTGCGCCCTTCGACCTGATCTTCGCGGACTGCGCTGCGGCGAAGGTCGACGTCGAGCGGCTGGCCGACGCACTGCGCGTGGGCGGCACGCTGGTCATGGACAATTTCAGCCCGCCCGCGTTTATCCCCGAGGCGCTGTACGCGGGCGATCCACTGCGCGACCTCCTGTTCACCCACCCGCGCCTGACGTGCGTGGAGGTCGAGGTCAGCCGCCGCGAACGGGTGATCGTCGCCACGAGAACCACGTGA
- a CDS encoding histidine phosphatase family protein produces MTTLHLTILRHGRSRADDENVHEGRYDSPLSAEGEAQAAALAAYWTANPPGFDRAYCSTLQRAQETARIVTDALAVPMTPSDLLREWDNGPLAGMKRNEALEKCPMPAFRHDLDAFTPHGGESQAAIRARALHALELIWQGGGERVLVVTHGGFGNSLLRELLGMQHGWFPFGDTAFATVRLSRLSHTAYVTGVNLAPHLA; encoded by the coding sequence GTGACCACCCTGCACCTGACCATCCTGCGTCACGGCCGCAGCCGCGCTGACGACGAGAACGTCCATGAAGGGCGCTACGACTCGCCACTGAGTGCCGAGGGAGAGGCGCAGGCGGCGGCCCTCGCCGCGTACTGGACGGCGAATCCGCCGGGCTTTGACCGCGCCTACTGCTCGACGTTGCAGCGCGCCCAAGAGACGGCTCGGATCGTCACGGACGCGCTGGCGGTGCCCATGACGCCCTCGGATCTCCTCCGGGAGTGGGACAACGGGCCACTTGCTGGCATGAAACGGAACGAGGCGCTGGAGAAATGCCCCATGCCCGCCTTCCGGCACGATCTCGACGCCTTCACGCCACATGGGGGCGAGAGTCAGGCGGCCATCCGGGCGCGGGCGCTGCACGCGCTGGAGCTGATCTGGCAGGGTGGGGGAGAGCGGGTGCTGGTCGTGACGCACGGCGGCTTCGGGAACTCTCTGCTGCGCGAACTGCTGGGTATGCAGCACGGCTGGTTTCCATTCGGGGACACCGCCTTCGCCACCGTGCGACTGAGTCGCCTCTCACACACGGCCTACGTGACGGGTGTGAACCTCGCGCCGCACCTGGCCTAG
- a CDS encoding discoidin domain-containing protein — MNTPLSSSLARATLVASLGLLLGGCSEQAAPTTAAASPTLGALATCATPNLALNRASMSSSNETNANLSGAAFDGNTTTRWSSAFSDPQWVYVDLGSVQTLCQVTLQWEAASARAFKLQVSNDASTWTDVYSTTTGAGGTQTIPVTGSGRYVRMYGTARNTTYGYSLYELQVNGPATTTPTGPVCFYADPNYLGESFCASTDSSWVGSTWNDRISSVRVQPGYQVQLFNDITYGGTSKTLTANAASLPDFDNLASSFRVSQVVSLPTSDTPNFGPNVKIYDPSVPAATIQADIDAAFNAGKLNASAQFGSQRYTFLFKPGNYGRVWANIGFYTHIAGLGLNPDDVTINGAVNVDSGWNAGDETNATQNFWRSAENLAVVPEGGTNRWAVSQAAPMRRVHIRGALTLAPSNQGNPTGYASGGYLADARVDGAVSSGSQQQWYTRDSSIGSWNGGVWNMVFSGVSGAPAQAFPNPPHTTLATTPVSREKPYLYIDSAGKYRVFVPNLRTNASGATWPNTPGSSIPLNQFYVAKPTDSAATLNQALAQGLNLFFTPGVYRINQTLNVTRANTVLYGLGFPTLIPEGGVNAIQTADVDGVKISGLLFDAGTTNSAALLTIGTAGSHVSHAANPTSVQDVFFRIGGAVAGKATTSLIVNSDHTLIDHIWAWRADHGTSPTGWTINTADTGLIVNGHNVLATGLFVEHYQKYEVIWNGQGGKTIFFQNEKPYDVPDNATWRSGANGYAAYKVADSVTTHEGWGMGVYSFFNVNPSVHVDRGFEVPNVAGVKFHDLLTVSLGNTGTIDHVINTTGPVAPQPGTNTSPSNVVSYP, encoded by the coding sequence ATGAACACACCGCTGTCTTCGTCCCTCGCGCGTGCCACCCTCGTTGCCAGTCTGGGCCTGCTGCTCGGGGGGTGCTCGGAACAGGCGGCCCCCACGACGGCCGCTGCCTCCCCCACCCTGGGTGCCCTGGCGACCTGCGCGACCCCGAACCTCGCGCTGAACAGGGCCTCGATGTCGTCCAGCAACGAGACGAACGCGAACCTGTCCGGCGCCGCCTTCGACGGCAACACGACCACCCGCTGGAGCAGTGCCTTCAGTGATCCGCAGTGGGTCTACGTGGATCTGGGCAGCGTGCAGACCCTCTGCCAGGTCACCCTCCAGTGGGAGGCCGCCTCGGCCAGGGCGTTCAAGCTTCAGGTGTCCAACGACGCCAGCACTTGGACTGACGTCTATAGCACCACTACTGGCGCGGGCGGCACCCAGACCATCCCCGTGACCGGCAGCGGCCGCTACGTCCGGATGTACGGCACGGCGCGCAACACCACCTACGGCTACTCGCTGTACGAGCTGCAGGTCAACGGGCCGGCCACCACCACGCCCACCGGGCCGGTCTGCTTCTACGCCGACCCCAACTACCTGGGCGAGTCGTTCTGCGCGAGTACCGACAGCAGCTGGGTCGGCAGCACGTGGAATGACCGCATCAGCTCGGTCAGGGTGCAGCCCGGCTATCAGGTGCAGCTGTTTAATGACATCACCTATGGCGGCACCAGCAAAACCCTCACGGCCAACGCCGCCTCACTGCCTGATTTCGATAATCTCGCCTCGTCCTTCAGGGTCAGCCAGGTCGTGAGTCTCCCCACCTCGGACACGCCGAATTTCGGGCCGAACGTGAAGATCTATGACCCCAGCGTGCCGGCCGCGACGATCCAGGCCGACATCGACGCCGCCTTCAACGCAGGGAAACTCAATGCCAGTGCGCAGTTCGGCAGCCAGCGCTACACCTTCCTGTTCAAGCCTGGCAATTACGGCCGCGTGTGGGCGAACATCGGCTTCTACACGCACATCGCGGGGCTGGGCCTCAACCCGGACGACGTGACCATCAACGGCGCGGTCAATGTGGACAGCGGCTGGAACGCCGGAGACGAGACGAACGCCACGCAGAACTTCTGGCGCAGCGCCGAGAACCTCGCGGTGGTGCCGGAAGGCGGAACCAACCGCTGGGCCGTGTCGCAGGCCGCCCCGATGCGCCGGGTGCATATCAGGGGAGCTCTGACCCTGGCTCCCAGCAACCAGGGCAACCCGACCGGGTATGCGTCGGGCGGCTACCTCGCGGACGCCCGCGTGGACGGCGCCGTCAGCTCCGGTTCGCAGCAGCAGTGGTACACCCGTGACAGCTCGATCGGCAGCTGGAACGGCGGCGTCTGGAACATGGTGTTCTCCGGCGTGAGCGGCGCCCCCGCCCAGGCCTTCCCGAACCCCCCGCACACCACGCTGGCCACCACGCCCGTGTCGCGCGAGAAACCGTACCTGTACATCGACAGCGCCGGCAAGTACCGCGTCTTCGTCCCGAACCTGCGCACGAACGCCAGCGGGGCCACCTGGCCGAACACGCCCGGCAGCAGCATTCCCCTCAACCAGTTCTACGTCGCGAAACCCACGGACAGCGCTGCCACGCTGAATCAGGCGCTCGCGCAGGGCCTGAACCTGTTCTTCACGCCCGGCGTGTACCGCATCAATCAGACGCTGAACGTCACCCGCGCGAACACCGTCCTCTACGGCCTGGGCTTCCCCACCCTGATCCCCGAGGGCGGCGTGAACGCCATCCAGACCGCCGACGTGGACGGCGTGAAGATCTCGGGCCTGCTGTTCGACGCCGGCACCACCAACAGCGCCGCGCTGCTGACCATCGGCACCGCCGGCTCGCACGTCAGCCACGCCGCGAACCCCACCAGCGTGCAGGACGTGTTCTTCCGCATCGGCGGCGCGGTCGCCGGGAAGGCCACCACCAGCCTGATCGTGAACAGCGACCACACCCTGATCGACCACATCTGGGCGTGGCGTGCCGACCACGGCACCAGCCCCACCGGCTGGACGATCAACACTGCCGACACCGGCCTGATCGTGAACGGCCACAACGTCCTGGCGACCGGGCTGTTCGTCGAGCACTACCAGAAGTACGAGGTCATCTGGAACGGTCAGGGCGGCAAGACCATCTTCTTCCAGAACGAGAAACCCTACGACGTGCCGGACAACGCCACGTGGCGCAGCGGCGCCAACGGCTACGCCGCTTACAAGGTCGCCGACAGCGTCACCACCCACGAGGGCTGGGGCATGGGCGTGTACTCGTTCTTCAACGTGAATCCCAGCGTGCACGTCGACCGGGGCTTCGAGGTGCCGAACGTCGCCGGCGTGAAATTCCACGACCTGCTCACCGTGTCGCTCGGCAACACGGGCACCATCGACCACGTCATCAACACCACCGGCCCGGTCGCGCCGCAGCCTGGCACGAACACCTCGCCCAGCAACGTCGTCAGCTACCCCTGA
- a CDS encoding glycosyl hydrolase → MRLRSALARPLRPTPSPAVLALATLILAACGAPTAPVKTDATLHAAATRSSKRGIAYDLATVADVNVLSPGVGWWYNWSPTPNAGAPTGSTMEFVPMLWNGSFDTATVVAQIRALPAAKNLLVLNEPNLTDQANLTPAQAAALWPRYEQVARDAGVNLVGPAMTWGTMANYQDPVVWLDAFYAAYRSTNGRDPRIDALAFHWYDYGLAGQLDRLKKYGKPLWVTEFANWHGQQDGAQIDTAAKQIAQQTDMVATLEGRADVVRYAWFTGRWNADPHFTSLLAGQGQLTPLGQNYLNLPGAAATLTCAATNIAQGRPAVASSSESAGTPASAAVDGTAGTRWSSAFADPQWLRVDLGSTQPICGITVQWEAAYARAFQIQTSNDATTWTTVYSTTAGTGGTQTLNVTGSGRYVRLLGTVRATPYGYSLWEMQVRRTN, encoded by the coding sequence ATGCGCCTACGGTCTGCGCTGGCCCGTCCACTCCGCCCCACCCCGTCACCGGCCGTCCTGGCACTGGCCACCCTGATCCTCGCCGCATGCGGCGCCCCCACGGCTCCTGTAAAGACGGACGCGACCCTGCACGCCGCCGCTACCCGCAGTTCCAAGCGCGGCATCGCCTACGACCTCGCCACGGTCGCCGACGTGAACGTGCTGTCGCCCGGCGTGGGCTGGTGGTACAACTGGAGCCCCACCCCGAACGCCGGCGCCCCCACGGGCAGCACCATGGAATTCGTGCCGATGCTGTGGAACGGCAGCTTCGACACGGCCACCGTTGTGGCCCAGATCCGTGCGCTGCCAGCGGCGAAAAACCTGCTGGTGCTGAACGAACCGAACCTGACGGATCAGGCGAACCTGACGCCCGCACAGGCGGCGGCCCTGTGGCCCCGCTACGAGCAGGTGGCACGCGACGCCGGCGTGAATCTCGTCGGGCCGGCCATGACGTGGGGTACCATGGCGAACTACCAGGATCCCGTCGTGTGGCTGGACGCCTTCTACGCGGCGTACCGCAGCACCAACGGACGCGACCCGCGCATCGACGCGCTGGCCTTCCACTGGTACGACTACGGTCTGGCGGGGCAGCTCGACCGCCTGAAGAAGTACGGCAAACCCCTGTGGGTGACCGAGTTCGCCAACTGGCATGGCCAGCAGGACGGCGCACAGATCGACACGGCCGCCAAACAGATCGCGCAGCAGACCGACATGGTCGCCACCCTGGAGGGCCGTGCCGACGTCGTGCGGTACGCGTGGTTCACAGGCCGCTGGAACGCCGACCCGCACTTCACCAGCCTGCTTGCCGGACAGGGGCAGCTGACCCCTCTGGGGCAGAACTACCTGAATCTGCCCGGCGCAGCCGCCACCTTGACCTGCGCCGCGACGAACATCGCCCAGGGCAGACCGGCAGTCGCGTCCTCCAGTGAATCCGCCGGCACGCCCGCGAGCGCCGCCGTGGACGGCACTGCCGGCACCCGCTGGTCGAGCGCGTTTGCAGATCCGCAGTGGCTGCGCGTCGATCTGGGCAGCACCCAGCCCATCTGCGGCATCACCGTGCAGTGGGAGGCCGCGTACGCCAGGGCCTTCCAGATCCAGACCTCGAACGACGCCACCACCTGGACGACGGTCTACAGCACCACGGCCGGTACGGGCGGCACCCAGACCCTGAACGTGACCGGCAGCGGGCGCTACGTCCGGCTGCTCGGCACCGTACGCGCCACCCCCTACGGCTACTCGTTGTGGGAGATGCAGGTACGCCGCACGAACTGA
- a CDS encoding ROK family protein: MRARKVDQGAARAMNRRLILDELRREGPMSRTRIAQQTSLSAASITIVTSDLLAEGLLIEHPELARQLPRHPVPLGINYAGHHAIGMKLLETEIQAVLTDLALNVVDQIRVPLDGPTPDHVVAAARVACDHLRLTQRDPLTPLIGVGLAMAGIIDTARGVCVVSHRAGWHHVPFGDLLRANLGVPVWIDNDANAFATAERLVGRARQAIDFVVVTLGRGIGAAIVLNGQVYRTPRGGAGELGHVLTEPGGRPCECGLRGCLQAYVSSPDLVAQFNDAYPDVGVRQVEELLALLDASDDRPLPILQDAGRRLGEALANLTDLLDPELIIIGGEGVVVGDALLSAMQAAFQARHLPDAWQPDVLVDRWSDDAWGRGAAGLVVEHFFEGSLSWAVPPRPPHLPPR; this comes from the coding sequence ATGCGCGCACGGAAAGTCGATCAGGGGGCCGCGCGGGCCATGAACCGCCGGTTGATCCTCGACGAACTGCGGCGCGAGGGCCCCATGAGCCGCACCCGGATCGCGCAGCAGACCAGCCTCAGCGCCGCCTCGATCACCATCGTCACCAGCGACCTGCTCGCCGAGGGCCTCCTGATCGAGCACCCGGAGCTTGCCCGGCAGCTGCCCCGCCACCCGGTGCCGCTGGGGATCAACTACGCCGGCCACCACGCCATCGGCATGAAACTCCTGGAAACCGAGATCCAGGCCGTGCTGACCGATCTGGCCCTGAATGTGGTCGACCAGATCCGTGTGCCCCTGGATGGCCCCACCCCGGATCATGTGGTGGCCGCCGCGCGCGTGGCCTGCGACCATCTGCGGCTCACCCAGCGCGACCCGCTGACGCCGCTGATCGGTGTGGGCCTGGCCATGGCCGGCATCATCGATACGGCGCGTGGCGTGTGTGTCGTGTCGCACCGGGCGGGGTGGCACCACGTGCCGTTCGGGGATCTGCTGCGGGCGAACCTGGGCGTGCCGGTGTGGATCGACAACGATGCCAACGCCTTTGCCACGGCCGAGCGTCTGGTCGGCCGGGCGCGGCAGGCGATCGATTTTGTGGTCGTGACCCTGGGGCGGGGCATCGGGGCGGCCATCGTCCTGAACGGCCAGGTGTACCGCACACCACGTGGGGGGGCCGGCGAACTCGGCCACGTCCTGACCGAACCCGGTGGTCGCCCGTGTGAATGCGGTCTGCGCGGCTGCCTGCAGGCCTATGTGTCCAGCCCGGATCTGGTGGCGCAGTTCAACGACGCCTATCCGGACGTGGGCGTTCGGCAGGTTGAGGAACTCCTGGCCCTGCTGGACGCTAGCGACGACCGACCTCTGCCGATCCTTCAGGACGCCGGACGCCGCCTGGGCGAGGCGCTGGCCAACCTCACGGATCTGCTCGACCCGGAACTCATCATCATCGGCGGCGAGGGAGTGGTGGTCGGCGACGCTCTGCTCTCTGCCATGCAGGCGGCCTTCCAGGCCCGGCACCTGCCGGACGCGTGGCAGCCGGACGTGCTGGTCGACCGCTGGAGCGACGACGCGTGGGGGCGCGGGGCGGCCGGACTGGTCGTCGAGCACTTCTTCGAGGGTTCCCTCTCCTGGGCAGTGCCACCACGTCCGCCGCACCTGCCGCCCCGGTAA